A single Cyprinus carpio isolate SPL01 chromosome A20, ASM1834038v1, whole genome shotgun sequence DNA region contains:
- the ttll2 gene encoding LOW QUALITY PROTEIN: probable tubulin polyglutamylase TTLL2 (The sequence of the model RefSeq protein was modified relative to this genomic sequence to represent the inferred CDS: inserted 2 bases in 1 codon) produces MAERECGFAPLVFRLHGGAPQVVREVLLERGWEEYDEEEQEEGDWNLYWRSSGFRNSDYENILPWQRLNHHPKMSQITRKDCLARHMRRMKIAFGTALYDFSPAAFILPNEYRKFLGVYNRNRTTDRGKSRFWICKPVDLSRGRGIFLFEDIKDLVYDSSVIVQRYISNPLLISGYKFDLRIYVCVKSFSPLVIYMHQEGLVRFATEKYTLASLDSLYSHLTNTSINKFGMCYAMDKERVGRGCKWTMSRFRSFLHKQDVNEVLLWHRISNIVTLTLLTAIPCIPSSPNCLELLGFDILIDASYKPWLLEVNHSPALSLDCPADVTVKKGLINDIIDLMNYKMIDSFRQKGYCRKRSGSRYLRPKISNGFLLPKILHAPPSGNKSWNQSVSGSSSSQDTRSNTGYATCSVHLNSKSTGHEKDPQKLYDEINDEVGSDDLKLTTFNSTRQSHRNTPSIVCKLPSLRVHKLKSPAVPWNRVTQDRGVPPCRVGDFILTFPFNEATWKASQDQADVKAITNEVHKLTNRLVSSFKEKERTKMESSQSIGSRDKFEPLLWGPKDPPLLXKCCSLNSEVK; encoded by the exons ATGGCCGAAAGGGAATGTGGTTTTGCTCCCCTGGTGTTCAGGCTGCATGGAGGAGCTCCTCAGGTGGTACGTGAGGTGCTGCTGGAGCGTGGCTGGGAGGAGTATGATGAAGAGGAGCAGGAGGAAGGAGACTGGAACCTCTACTGGAGAAGCTCTGGCTTCCGAAACTCCGACTACGAAAACATCCTGCCCTGGCAGAGACTGAACCACCATCCCAAAATGAGCCAGATTACACGCAAGGACTGTCTGGCACGACACATGAGAAGAATGAAGATCGCTTTCGGCACAGCCCTGTATGACTTCAGTCCTGCTGCTTTCATATTGCCAAACGAGTACAGAAAGTTTCTAGGGGTGTACAATAGGAATCGCACGACTGACAGAGGGAAGTCCCGCTTCTGGATTTGTAAGCCAGTTGACCTGTCAAGAGGAAGAGGTATATTTCTGTTTGAAGACATCAAGGACTTGGTCTACGACTCTTCGGTAATCGTGCAGAGATACATCAGCAACCCGCTTCTCATTTCAGGCTACAAGTTTGATCTACGCATTTACGTTTGCGTAAAAAGCTTCTCCCCTCTTGTGATATACATGCACCAGGAAGGCCTAGTGCGTTTCGCCACAGAAAAATACACCCTTGCTTCTTTAGACAGCCTGTACTCTCATTTGACAAATACTAGCATTAATAAGTTTGGAATGTGCTACGCCATGGACAAAGAGCGAGTAGGCCGAGGGTGCAAGTGGACCATGAGCAGATTCCGTAGTTTTCTTCACAAACAAGATGTTAACGAAGTTCTGCTGTGGCACAGGATCAGCAATATTGTTACGTTGACTCTGCTCACAGCCATTCCTTGCATTCCCTCCAGCCCCAACTGTCTGGAACTGTTGGGGTTTGATATCCTCATCGACGCCAGCTACAAACCGTGGCTTCTAGAGGTCAACCACAGTCCGGCGCTTTCATTGGACTGCCCTGCTGATGTAACGGTCAAGAAAGGGCTGATCAATGATATCATCGACCTGATGAACTACAAGATGATTGATAGCTTCAGACAGAAGGGATACTGCAGGAAGAGATCGGGTAGCCGGTATTTACGGCCAAAAATCTCTAATGGGTTTTTGTTGCCCAAGATTTTGCATGCACCTCCATCTGGCAACAAAAGCTGGAATCAGTCTGTCTCAGGCTCTTCAAGTTCTCAAGACACTAGAAGTAACACTGGTTATGCTACTTGCTCCGTTCACCTCAATTCAAAATCCACTGGACATGAAAAGGATCCTCAGAAGTTATACGACGAAATTAACGACGAGGTGGGATCTGATGACCTAAAACTCACAACATTTAACAGCACGAGGCAATCGCACAGAAATACACCATCTATCGTGTGCAAGTTACCATCTCTTCGCGTACATAAACTCAAGTCTCCAGCCGTCCCATGGAACCGCGTGACTCAGGACAGAGGTGTTCCTCCTTGTCGTGTTGGCGACTTCATACTTACGTTTCCCTTTAATGAGGCTACATGGAAAGCCTCTCAGGACCAAGCAGATGTTAAGGCTATTACGAACGAGGTTCATAAACTCACAAACCGACTGGTGTCTTCCTTTAAGGAAAAAGAAAGGACGAAGATGGAAAGCAGTCAGAGCATTGGTAGCAGGGACAAATTTGAGCCTCTGCTTTGGGGGCCGAAAGATCCACCTCTTCT CAAATGCTGCTCCTTAAATTCAGAAGTCAAGTAA
- the si:ch211-140l13.3 gene encoding centromere protein J: MFPKVKVNPEDTSHVMGLEQPHTPIREEMGEHGFNGEDGCRSLLRLKKELHEPQDLRQQISSLKQKLMVRESQWSQAHSLLQSHVEALTRENQELHSRLNVNKRSHQSAGSSALQLGSYNTFEKRREEPQRTPHIRSATPALNKTSIHRTQQDNANGRSVTKANKLTECTDNSLRKNPALSIDTPLNNAMITQGGKESLFYHHTDCNDTQMASQARKYNVREETRYPDGRVERLFWNGCRVITFRNGTKKEIGVDKSVTVTFFNGDVKRTLADGTVIYYHCDAQTTHSTYPSGLEVVQFPNNQREKHHPDGTREISFPDGTVKILHSDGREESIFPDGTVVKISQHGEKVVEFTNGQREIHTSQYKRRMFPDGTVKTVYTNGRQETKFSSGRVRIKNNEGIIIMDKK, from the exons ATGTTCCCAAAAGTCAAAGTTAATCCAGAAGACACCAGTCATGTCATGGGACTAGAGCAACCACATACTCCAATCAG GGAAGAGATGGGAGAGCATGGTTTTAATGGTGAGGATGGCTGCAGATCTTTGCTCAGGCTTAAGAAAGAACTTCATGAACCTCAG GATCTGAGACAGCAGATCTCATCTCTGAAGCAGAAGTTGATGGTAAGGGAGTCTCAGTGGTCGCAGGCCCACAGTCTCCTCCAGAGCCATGTTGAAGCCCTCACCCGAGAGAACCAGGAGCTTCACAGCAGGCTCAATGTGAACAAGAGATCGCACCAGAGTGCTGGCTCCTCTGCTCTTCAGCTTGGATCATACAACACA tttgagaagagaagagaggaacCACAGAGGACCCCTCATATAAGGAGCGCAACTCCTGCCTTAAACAAAACCTCCATCCATAGGACGCAACAGGACAAT GCAAATGGACGTTCTGTTACCAAAGCTAATAAGCTAACAGAATGCACAGACAACTCTTTGC GAAAGAATCCTGCACTTTCTATTGACACGCCATTGAACAATGCCATGATTACACAAGGCGGAAAG GAAAGTTTGTTTTATCATCATACTGACTGCAATGATACACAAATGGCATCCCAGGCCAGAAAATACAACGTACGTGAGGAAACCCGCTATCCGGATGGAAGG GTAGAGCGTCTTTTTTGGAACGGATGCCGTGTGATCACATTCCGCAATGGAACGAAGAAAGAGATCGGTGTTGACAAGTCAGTCACTGTTACGTTCTTCAATGGCGATGTTAAACGGACACTGGCTGACGGGACTGTG ATATACTACCATTGTGATGCTCAGACAACACACTCAACTTATCCATCTGGATTGGAGGTTGTACAGTTTCCAAACAACCAGAGAG AAAAACATCATCCTGATGGTACAAGGGAAATATCCTTCCCAGATGGCACGGTTAAGATTCTCCACTCCGATGGTCGAGAGGAGAGCATTTTTCCAGATGGAACTGTTGTCAAGATATCACA ACATGGGGAAAAGGTGGTGGAGTTTACTAATGGGCAGAGAGAGATTCATACTTCACAGTACAAGCGAAGGATGTTCCCGGATGGAACGGTTAAAACTGTCTACACAAATGGGAGGCAAGAAACTAAGTTCTCATCTGGGAGGGTTCGCATTAAGAACAATGAAGGCATCATTATAATGGACAAAAAATGA